The DNA region ACTGAAGCAACCCCAACAGAGGATGAAGCGGCAAACTAAGCCACATTTAAAGCACCATTTTGCTTAAGAAAGTTTTTTTGTTCAGCCGTTAACCCTGTCACATCACCAAAAATAGCCCCTTCTAAGCGGCAGTTGTCAAAACAAGACCCCTCTAAATTGGACTTAAAAAAAACAGCACTGCGTAAATCGGCACCACTAAAATCAATATCAGTCAGAGTGGCATATTCGAGGGAAGCACTAAACAGCGAGGCATTACGAAAGGTTGCCCCAGTAATAGTTGAACGCCAAAAATTCGCGAGTTCTAATTGAGCATTATCAAAACAAGTGTCGGTGAAAGTCCCTTCATGGAAGACCGTATTAATACCATTAACTTGAGTGAGATTCGCTTTTGTGAAATTTGCTTCGGTAAAATCTCCCTGCTCTAAATCTGCGGAGATAAATGTGGCCTCAGTAAAGTTTGTGTTGTGACAATGGCTACGGCTGAGATTGCTTTTATTTAAATTGGCGCTGGTGAAATCAGCTTTTTGAGCTTGGATTTTAACAAGATTTGCTCGTTCAAATTGAGCTTGGCTCGCCTTCACTTCGCTAAAGTTACCGCGTTCGAAATTCCCTCCTCGCCCCATACTTTGGGATAACGTTGCACCCTGTAGATTTACGCCAGCAGCCTTTACTTGCTGGAGGTTTGCTTCTGTAAAATCGGCTTGGGTAAAGATACTCCCTTCGAGGTGAGCTTCAGTGAGATTGCACTGCTTGAGCTGCGCCAAAATCAGGGTTGCCTTCGCAAAATTAGTGCCGACACAAGAGGCCTCTGTCAAGTTTGTACGGCGAAGATAGGCTCCTGTAAAATCGCCACAGTCGAGAGTTTTCCCGCTGAGATCAAGGGCGCTGAGTTCGCTATTGACGAGAGGTTCATCGGCTTGGATTTTTGCGAGTACTTCAGCAGCAGTCAATTGAGCCATGGCAGATTTTTATCGCCTCAAAATGTGTAGAGATTTTGATTTTATGGTAACTGCGGCCAATGGATTTGTATCAGTTGGTAACACTTTTGTGAATTTACCTAAAGGGTTTTCTCAGGAAAACAACAAAATTGTTAATTTTGATACAAAAGGCTGATTATTCTCAGTTCTTCGTTGCCATTGATAGATGTTGTGGTTGGTTGCAGTGAGAGTTGAGCTTGGGTGATCGCCTGTTCTGTGTGACAGACAGATTTAGCAAATTTTTTTAATTACGCCTGAAATTACGTGGGTTATTGCTGGGAGAAATTGTAATGGAATTATTTTTAGAGCGTCCTTATCGTGAGGTGGCGATCGCCGACTTTGGGGACATTATCCTGAGCATCCCGACGGACAAATCCATTCAACCCCAGTCGAGTAATCCTTTTGAACGCCTCTATCCCCAGCGTATTTATAGCCGCAAAGGATGGTTTTTCTACCGCGAAAAATGGCTTGGATTATTGCATGATCTGAACTTCACAGTGACTGAAAAGGAAGAAAACCCAGCTTTATTCTGCGGTATTCCCCAGCTCACCCCAGACAATACGGTGTCTTTTGAAGTGAATAGTTGGCGCACCCTTCCCGAGGCGATCGCCATGCAGGCCACCCTAACCTATCAATTTGAGGACGAGCAAAATAGCTATTACAGCCTATTCCGCAACCTCAAACCCCAATTTGTGCGCGTATATCCCTTTAAGTCTGTGCATGCCTTCTCCAAGCAAATTCGTTGGCTCCTCGAAGAAAAACGCCAATTTAACCACCGCTAATCTTGGCTTTATAGCCCTGCTGCGTCAGCAACTCTAATAATTGCTTTCGGCGATCGCCCTGAATTTCAATCACACCATCCTTTAATGTGCCACCAGCTCCGCACTTATTTTTAAGCTGCTTCGTGAGCTTCGTGAGCGTTGCAGGAGCATGCTGAAACCCAGTGATTACTGTCACCGTTTTTCCCTTACGACCAGAGCGAGTCGATTGAATCCGAATATTTTGTTGATTTGGCGGCAGATCAACAATTTCTGGCGTCTCCGTTTCCGGTGCAGACCCAAACTCCTGATAAACAATTTTTTTGCGTGCCATGGCTCCAGAGTCGTAACGTTTTACCCTAAAAATTTAACCTAGTTGCAACAGATATTGAAGTTTGTCACATAAGTCGTTTCGTCTGAGAAATTCAATGTCAAAATGACGTATGAATTAACCGATGCTGGGTGAACACATGACAGATACCAACCCCACATACAAAGACACAAGTACCGACCTCCGCTCTGAATTTGACCGTGGACGCATGATTCAAAAATCCATTCCAACCATGGCGAGAAATGAAATTTGCCAGTTTTTACTCTTTAAACTACAACAACATTTCTCGATGCAAGAGGATGTAGATTTAGTCACCTTATTTAATGTCGGTGTGCGTACTGGATTTAAAACCTCCCGTGTGCCAACTCTGTTAGTCTGTTCCCCAGAATTATTGCAAGTTCTACGCCGCCGCTCTGGCCCTGCGGTTTTAAACTTTGGCGAAATCCCAATATTAGCGATCGAAGTCCAAGAGAATCGCGCTGACTACCTGCTCAAGAAAGCAGAATATGCACTTCTCGAAATTCCTGAAGTTTGGATGATTGATCCAGAGAAGGAACGCATTCAAGTTTGGACAAATCCAACAAATGAAAACGGCTATCAACATCAAGATTATTCAGGTGATGACCAGCTTGTTTCCACTCAACTGTCTGATATAGAGCTGACAGTAGCCGAAATCCTTAACCCCCAATCCTATACAGAGCTGATGCAGGAAGAAGTTGATGCCAACTTCGAACTACAGGATGGCTTCAGCATGGAGTGGCAACAAATGGCCTTAGCTCGTTCAGAGTATGAAGAGTTACAGGAACAATATCGCGAGTTAGAAGCTCTCGTTCACAACGAATTGCAAGAAAAAGCTGTGTTGTTGGAATTGCTTGAGGAAAAAGGTATTGATCTTAAAGCTGAGCTAACTCCCGGTGAATTCGCCATGCTCCAAGATGATTTGGAAGCGCGCAAACTTAAGCAGGAAAATGAGGAGTTGGAGAAGGCAGAAGAGGGAGATACTACGTTAGGCGAGATCATGGATGATGATTCCTTTGATAACTTGCTCACGGATGAAGGCAATGAGTTGATTGAGCTGCAATCGCTCTAATTCATTACGTCGTTCTCTTTAGTTGACAAGCCGCAATGGGGATATTGAAGTTTGTCAACTAGGCTGTTTTGTTTAGGGAATTCAGATCTGGTGGTTTGTCCTCGAAAGCTTTGGCAAGTGGTGGGCGATCGCCCCAGTGCTGCGATGTTGAATTTTGGGGACATGCCAACTTTAGCCATTGGGGTGTAAAAAAATCAGATTGATTCTCTTCTGCAAAAAGCAGAATATGCCCTTATCGAATTAAGCAGAGCTTAGTAGCACTAAAAAAATCTAGGCGATCGCTCGGCATCATTCACATTAGGAATCATTTGAATATGCACCACATTTCGATTCGTACTGCGGATATTCATCGGGCGATCGCCTTTTATGGGTTATTGGGTTTTACAACAGAGGTGCAATTTACAACGGGTTATAGCCTCGCCTGTTGGTTGCAAGGAGAACTTGGACGTATTGAACTGATTCAAATTCCAGAACCGAAGCCAGCTCCTGATGCATTTGGAGATGAGCATTATGTCGGCTACTATCACATTTCCTTTGACCTAACGGAGCTTACAGAAAGCTTGCCGGATTGGCTCGCTAAGCTCCAAACGCAATCCACTGAGTCGATTAAAGTTTTGCTCAAGCCTCAACAACAAATGATCGGCGATCGCATTTATGAGGTAATGTTTCTCGCAGATCCAGATGGACTGCCCCTCGAATTTATCAGGTTACAAGGGGAAAATTCTTAAGCTTTGCTAGACTAAATAGCCCGTTGATATTCGCCACAGACTTTGCAAGTTTATGCCTGACGAACAGCTCAATTTATTTTCCGTTGCCGAGACAAAAAATCCCTACAAAGTGGAACGGCGACCGACCCTCGAAATGAGTCCGTCAACGCTGGTGGCATGGAAAAATCGGATTGCTAAATTTCAGAGTCAAGCTCGCAAAAATGTAGGCTCAGGTCAAACAAGTTTACTGTTTGAGCTGGACACAAAACCAGCTCATTGGAATGCAGACAAATTAGACCCATTTGAACTGCCACGCAAGCCTTGGGATTTTTACCGCGATCACCCTGACCCATTGACGGAGGGAGAGGCCAATATTTATTTTGTGCTAGATCATTCGGTACCGTTATTGCTTTATGTGGGCGAGACAAAATTATCGATTAAGCAGCGCTGGAAAGGGGTTCACGATTGTAAAGATTATATTGATGCTTATGTCAGTCTGCATCGCAAATATAAGCTCGATTTTGCGGTAAATATGGCGTTTAATGTATCAGCACCGAGCGACCGAACTCAGAGACTTGCCCTCGAACGGGATTTGATTTTGCGGTGGCGATCTCCCTTTAACAAAGAATGTTGGCGACATTGGGGACAACCGTTTCGCAGTTATTCGAAACCTTAGATAATGAAGGAAATTTCTTAGCGGACATTCCCCATGACTTTGCTCGAAAATCCTTGGTTTGTGGCGATCACCCTGAATACAATCTTGGTGGCGGGAGCCTTGATTGCACCGAAAAAACTCCTCACACCCATGGGCTATCTCCACGCTTGGCTACTCGGGGTATTAGTGTGGGGTTGTCTCAATTGGCAAGGTTATGTCGTAGTGATGTTCTACTTTTTAGTGGGTGTTGGCGTCACAAAAATTGGCAAAGATATTAAAGAAGCCGCAGGTATTGCCGAAGGTCGCGGTGGTTTGCGAGGCCCCGAAAATGTTTGGGGTTCAGCTTTGATCGGCACAATTTGCGCCCTCGCTTCATTATTTGTTCCTGAGTTTTGGCAAGGTTTATTTTTCCTCGGCTATGTCGCCAGTTTTAGTACCAAGCTTTCCGACACAGCTGCCAGCGAAGTGGGTAAAGCCTACGGCAAACGCACGTTCCTAATCACAACTTTTCGACCCGTCCCTCCCGGCACAGAGGGGGCAGTAAGCCTAGAAGGAACCCTAGCTGGTATTGTTGCTTCTCTGGCGATCGCTGTCGTGGGTTATGGTGTCGGCATGATCGATATTTTAGGGATCCTCTGGTGCGCGATCGCCGCCTTTATTGCCACTAACCTTGAGAGCGTCATTGGCGCGACAATTCAAGAAAAATTCGGCCTACTCACCAACGAAGTTGTCAATATCATCAATACCTTGATCGGGGCGATCGTCGCAATCTTTCTAGCTTGGTTATACTGGACGGCAACTTTATAAATTCGCACTTCGATATTCATGACTGTCAATACACCAGAAAAGCAGAGTATCACTGCGACAGATCCAAAAAAAAAGAAATTTTTATCTATTGGTACTAGCGCGCATGGCACAGTAGCTATCGGGATTTCCGCCCATGGTGTCGTGGCAATTGGTGTCGCGACCCACGGCATCGTTTCCATCGGTGTTGTCGCAATGGGTGTCATTTCCTTCGGATTAGTCTCAATGGGAGCCCTGAGTCTCGGTGCTGTATCAATGGGTTTATATTCCGTTGGCAAGCAAAATATGGGACTCTTTCAACCCCACAATCATCAAATGGAAATGATTGAAGAAAGCAGCAAAACACCTAAACCAACCGACCATTCAGATATGCATGAAGGTCATTCTCATTAATCGCATCTGGCTAATTTGGATGGCGATCGCCCCTCTTATGACAAAAATAAAAAATCGGTAAGGCTCTCTTGGCAATACCGATTTTTTTTGATTTGAATTGAATCTTCAGAAAAGAGCTATAGAAGCTGTCACTAAGCCTTTGGCGTTGCCCCAAACTGCTCAACTAAAATGCCTTTTACCTTTTCCTTCAGTGTTTCACCACAAGGGACTTTCTTCTCTACCATCGAACCGAGACTGGCGCCCTTACCGACAGTACCACCAGAATAAAGATTGACCGCCTCAACAATCTTGCCATCAACCTTGGCCTTCGCACCAAGCATTCCCAGATCACCCACTTGTGCTTGACCACAGGAGTTCGGGCAACCAGTCCAGTGCATTCTGACTCGTTGGGGAATATCCAACTCTGCATCAAGTTCCCGCGCTAGAGCCAAACCCTGCTCCTTCGTTTCGATAAGCGCAAAATTGCAATAACGATTACCTGTACAGGACACAAAAGAACGAACAAGCGTAGAAGGATTCGTCGAAAATTTCTCTAGTAATGGCTCTTTGAGGAAGGTGTCAACGTTCTCATTTTTAACATGGGGAATAATAAAATTCTCTTCAACCGTGGCACGAATTTCACCTGTACCATAAGTTTCAGCGAGGCGAGCTACCTCGAACATATCTTCAGCAGTCAATCGACCAGCCGGAACGTGTAGGCCGATGTAGCTATATCCTTCTTGCTTTTGGGGATAAACACCAACATGGTCACGCTTTTCCATGGTGAATGCATCTTCAGGAGCAGCTTCCGCAAAAGTCAAACCAGTTTCTTCTTCGAGTTTGGCGCGGAATTTTTCAACGCCCCAAGCTTCAACGAGCCATAAAACACGGGCTTTTGCACGATTACCACGTAAGCCTTCCTCTGCACCATAACGGGAATAGAGAGCAACGATGCCACGGCTCACTGCGAGAACTTCTTTTTCTGCTGGGGGAACCCACACATTAATCGGAATACCTTCTGCAATTCTCTGGGCTGAGAAATAACCACCGACGAGGACATTAAAGCCAAATTCACCGTCCTTAAATGCGGGAACGTAGGCAATGTCGTTAATTTCAACGTGGGAAGAGTTATCGGGTGCTCCTTCAACACAGATGTTGAATTTACGAGGTAAGTCGCTAAATTCAGGACTACCTTCACCGCCATTGGTGATCATCTCTTGGAGCTTATCGGCTAACTCACGGGTATCAAAATATTCTTCGGGGTCAATGCCAGAAACAGGGGAACCTGTGATGTTACGGATATTGTCGTGGCCAGACTGAATACTTGTCAGGTCTGCATCATTAAATTTCTGAAAAATATCAGGGACATCTTCAAGGCGAATCCCTCGTAGTTGTAGGTTTTGGCGGGTCGTAATGTCTGCGCTACCATCTTCGCCATAACGTTTGACAACTTCGGCAAGAACGCGCATTTTCTCGCTGGTTAAAATGCCATTGGGTGTTCGCATCCGCAGCATAAATTTGCCAGGGGTGACAGGGCGGTGGAACAAGCCTAAAAATTTGAGACGGATAATTAGGTCATCTTTGTCCATTGCTTCCCAACCGGACTGAGCAAACTGCTCGATTTCGTCTTTGATCGCTAAGCCTGGTTTTTCAATTTTGGCTTTTTCAATCTTGGTGAGTTTGACCTTTTTGGGTGCGTCAGTCATGGGGGATAAACCTAATGCAGCTGGGGGATACGACGTTTTGTACAGGATTTAGTGATTATCCTAATGGTACTTGGCTAAAGTATCGATTCCATTTGGGTGCTTTTGTATTATTTGATACTTTATCGCGATTACTTTGTTAAAAATCAATGGGACAAATGCTGTTTTGACATTTGTTGTTTTACCTTACCTTTTTATGGCGATCACCCGTTACGTCAAGCGACAGCGACATTTTTATGGGATTAGCTCAGTAAAGGAATTATTAGATTTTTTTTGGTTTAACGGATAAAAACATGTCTAAAAAACATTAAGGCTAGCAGAGAAAATTAGACTTAGCTTGTCAAAATATCGCTACATCAATTCCAGTGCACAAAAAACAGATTCAGATTTAAAGAGATAAAAAATCTCAAATAGCAAATGTATTGGAGTCAACACAGAGTCCCAATGTCATTCATATCTATTTTTCTCTAGCAAATCTATGGCTATCCGCAGACGCATTATCAAAGGCTATACCGTGGTTCTAGGGGTTGCCCTTGCCGGAATTATTGGGGGATTGGCTGTGGGTGATGCTTATGAAAGACATGCCCAAGAGCTCAGACGGGAAGCAACAACTGAGCGTAAGTTATTTAATGAGCTACAAGTTAGTATTTTGCGTAATCGGCTCGCAAATCAGTTATCGCCTTACTTATCAAAACCGGCTGAATTTGAACAAGCGAGCCAAGCTTTTTTTAATCGGCTTGACGAAATTGAGTTGATTCTAGAAGCTCACCATCAACTTCATAACGACATAGGTTCTTCTGAGCATTCTCACCATGAAGATACTCAATCACAGATGTCAGCAGAACAAGAGGAACATCATCATCACGAAGAGATGACTAGTGAGCATCAGCCTTCTTCAATCCGTGAGCATATGCCAAGCATATTAAATCTACCATCTCAAAGTTTCGTTGCAGACATCGATAGTTTGCATGAATCGATGGAGAAATTCGAAGCCATTTTGGCCACATTCCGGCAAAAAGTCCGCGTTTTTGTAGATGAGATAATAGCCGCGCCACCAACGACAGATGAGGAGTTGGCGATCGCCCAAACAAAACTACTGGAGCTAGCCCGGAGCGAAGAATTTTCAAACTTTGTCAACTATCCTGAAGAGCTAATGCTTTTTTTAGATGAAGTTACACGTCGTGAACAACTCGCAGAAGATAATTTACGACGGGCAGAAAGAATCCGTGTGCTAATTATTTTAGGGAGTCTATGTCTTTCAATGCTCTTGGCAGCCATTGTCGCCGTCATTACCAGTCGGGCGATCGCCAAACCCATCTCAGAAATTGCCGAATTCTCTCACCGCGTCACCAAAGCAGAAGACTTCAACCAATCCCTTGACGTTCAGGGAGATGACGAAATTGAAACCCTCTCCAGTTCCCTAAACCAACTCATCCGCCAAGTCTATTTACTGCTCAATACCATTGGCAGAAAAAACGAGGAGCTAGAACAAGCCTTCGAACAACTACAACAGCAGCAAATTCAGATGGTTCAGACAGAGAAAATGTCGAGCCTTGGAGCATTAGTTGCAGGTATCGCCCATGAAATCAATAATCCCGTTAACTTTATCCACGGCAATATCCATCACTCTCGCATATATCTCGAAGATCTCCTCAGACTCCTAAAGCTCTACCAAGAACATTACCCAACACCAAATCAAGAAATAGAGGATGAAGTCGAGGCGATCGACCTTAACTTTCTCATCACAGACTTCCCAAAAATCCTCAATTCCATGACCCTCGGTACCCAGAGAATTCGTGACATTGTCTTATCTCTCCGTACCTTTTCTCGTACAGACGAAGCCGAATTTAAAGCTGTCAATATCCATGAAGGCATCGACAGTACCCTCGTTATTTTGAACCACCGACTCAAAGAAGAATCTGGACGACCTGCAATCCAAATCATCAAGAATTACGGCGAATTACCTTTGATCGAATGTTTCCCTGGCCAGCTCAATCAAGTCTTTATCAACATTTTGAACAATGCCATCGATGCCCTAGAAGAATCTAGCTTCAATCTCTCTACAGCTGAACTAACAGCATCCCCAAACCAAATCACTATTAGCACTGGTATTATTGCCCCAAACAAAATTGAACTTCGATTTAAAGACAATGGTCAGGGGATGACTGATGATATACAAGAAAAAATCTTTAATCCCTTTTTCACAACCAAACTTATTGGTGAAGGGACAGGTATGGGAATGTCAATTAGCTATCAAATCATCACAGAGAACCATGCAGGTGAAATATTTGTAAACTCAACAGCTAAAGTTGGCTCAGAATTAATTATCCGGATTCCCATCCGACATACACCAGTATCAAAACAATCTGAGCAAGAGCAATATCTCGCTAGTAGCTAAGCTCACTGCTTTGCCAGCATAATTCTAAAACAAAACATAAAAATGACCGCCATTAAAGACTAAAGACAAACAAACGAGTATATCAATAGTATTTAAGGCGGCAAACTTATTAGAAAACTAAAGCACTTTTACTAACTAAGTTTTATTAAAAAAAACAGCACTCTATTATTCATTAGACCTTACGGTAAGGAACAGAGGACATATTGATATTTGCCGTGGAAACAGGAGCATTAACCTGAGGAATAATCGCTTTACGCGCCATGTTTACATACATTGGCAACGAAGGATCACCGGCCTTAGCTGCTTGCTCAGGCGCACGAAAGCGGCGCACAGCATTTTGCCAAACAAGTTTTGGAAAGCCCAATTGAGCACGATGGTAAGCATCGTAACGGGGAGATTTGACGTTGAAAGGAGTGTCACCTTCTGCACGGCTAGCTAAGCTACGACGGCGTTGGTAAGGGACAGTATCATAACCGAAGTTTTCTAAGTACTCATCAGTGTTGAGCAGCTCATCAACAAAGGTAGCAACACCTTTTTTCGCAATGACAATTGACCAAGCGAGTTTTTCGCGTTCACCATAAACATCACGGCCTAGTACGCGTTGCACACACTGTTCGACAAAGCGATAGTTATTATTTTTTGTGTAAAAACTATCGAGATAAGTTTCAGAAAGCAACAAACCACGAATAAAATCACGGACAGTAATTTGGCCGTTGCGGAGTTGAGACTCTAAAAACTGCTCGCGATCAGCTTTAAATGCATGGAAGAAAATTTGACGATACGCAGCATCGATCAGCACATCTAAGTCGATATCGCTAAGGATATTCTCTGTGGTGAAGATAAAAGACTGCTCATCGCCTCGGGGATCATATCCCTCTACCCGACCGTTTTGGGTGGATGGGGCATATTGTAATAATGGAATTGTCAAATCAGACCTCCGCTATATCAGAAGACTTTGAAAAAAATTTCTTACTGATTAGCATAAAGGAGTGGAGGTCTTTGCCTGAGAAAGATTAACAAATATTACAAAAATTAACGCCTGCTACTTCAGTCGGTTCTTTTTGTGGCGTTTTTTTACTTAAAAGCTTGTTTTCAGAGGGATTGGTTAGCGTTTTTTTTCTCAGATCAGTAGAGAAATCCGAATGAAATCTTAAAAATCTCGAACGAGAGTAGACTATTTTCACCAAAAAACTACTTACTTTCAGTAGCTGACTGTGTCAAAACTTTGGAAAATATTTTTTTCCAGCACCTTGGCGGAAACAGGACGACCGAGAAAATATCCTTGGACAATATCGCAGCCATAGTCGTTGAGGACAGCTAATTCTGAGCTGTTTTCGACACCTTCGGCGATAACAAGGAAACCTAGGGCATGGGACATTTCAATTAGGCCTTTGGTGATCGCCGCATTAACCTTGCTTTTATGAAGATTATTTACAAAGCAGCGGTCAATTTTAAGAATGTCCCAAGAGAACAGTCGAGTGTAGTTAAACGAAGAATATCCTGTACCAAAATCATCAATGGCGATTCGCACGCCAACCCGTTGTAATTGTTTTAACCTTTCACTGATTTCTTGAAAATCTTCAATCAAAATCGATTCTGTAATTTCAATATCCAGATATTCTGGGTCAAAATCTTCTTCAGCCAAAATTTTCAAAATATCTTGGCAAATATATTTGTGATTAAGCTGATAGCCCGAAAGGTTAATCGCAAGACGGAGCTCCGCTTTATATTTTCTTTGCCAATGACGTACTTCACTCGTGGCAGTGCGTAAACTCCAATATCCAATTGATTGGATTAAACCGGTCTCTTCGGCAATCGGAATAAAGTCTACTGGGGAAATAGTCCCTAATTCTGGATGTGTCCAACGTAATAGCGCTTCAAAGCCAGAGACTTTACCTGTATCTAGATCGATCTGGGGTTGATAAAAAACTTCTAATTCATTGCGGGCAAGGGCGTAATGTAATTCTGTCTCAATAAAAGCTTGCTTTTGGCTATTGCTATGATTTTCGCCTTCTGCAAAGAAATATTTTTGTGTGTTGAATTTTGCCGTGTTGTTTAATGTTGATCTCGCGGCTTGAATAAGTTCATCTAGTCCATGACCTGAGCGGGGATAGAAACTAATGCTAAGGCGAGCATCAAGAAACACTTCCTGGGTTCCAATGATGTAGGGCTCAGCAAAAGAAGTACTAATTTCTTCTGCAAAGTAACTGGCATGTTGCTGCTGTTCTATGGGGTCGTAGAGTAAGCCAAACTCGTTATCATTGATCAGAGCTAATTCACCACTTTTACCGAGGATTGTTTGAATTCTCTCAGCAACATTACTGAGAAGCTGATTATATTGTTCGAAGCTGAGAATCTGTTTTGCTGTTTGATTTCGCTCGAGTTGGATCAGGCAGAAGGGTAAATGAAATGAATGTCGTGGATTGCGAATTTGTTGGTTATCGAACCGATTAACAAAA from [Leptolyngbya] sp. PCC 7376 includes:
- a CDS encoding ferredoxin--nitrite reductase, producing the protein MTDAPKKVKLTKIEKAKIEKPGLAIKDEIEQFAQSGWEAMDKDDLIIRLKFLGLFHRPVTPGKFMLRMRTPNGILTSEKMRVLAEVVKRYGEDGSADITTRQNLQLRGIRLEDVPDIFQKFNDADLTSIQSGHDNIRNITGSPVSGIDPEEYFDTRELADKLQEMITNGGEGSPEFSDLPRKFNICVEGAPDNSSHVEINDIAYVPAFKDGEFGFNVLVGGYFSAQRIAEGIPINVWVPPAEKEVLAVSRGIVALYSRYGAEEGLRGNRAKARVLWLVEAWGVEKFRAKLEEETGLTFAEAAPEDAFTMEKRDHVGVYPQKQEGYSYIGLHVPAGRLTAEDMFEVARLAETYGTGEIRATVEENFIIPHVKNENVDTFLKEPLLEKFSTNPSTLVRSFVSCTGNRYCNFALIETKEQGLALARELDAELDIPQRVRMHWTGCPNSCGQAQVGDLGMLGAKAKVDGKIVEAVNLYSGGTVGKGASLGSMVEKKVPCGETLKEKVKGILVEQFGATPKA
- a CDS encoding pentapeptide repeat-containing protein, giving the protein MAQLTAAEVLAKIQADEPLVNSELSALDLSGKTLDCGDFTGAYLRRTNLTEASCVGTNFAKATLILAQLKQCNLTEAHLEGSIFTQADFTEANLQQVKAAGVNLQGATLSQSMGRGGNFERGNFSEVKASQAQFERANLVKIQAQKADFTSANLNKSNLSRSHCHNTNFTEATFISADLEQGDFTEANFTKANLTQVNGINTVFHEGTFTDTCFDNAQLELANFWRSTITGATFRNASLFSASLEYATLTDIDFSGADLRSAVFFKSNLEGSCFDNCRLEGAIFGDVTGLTAEQKNFLKQNGALNVA
- a CDS encoding ATP-binding protein produces the protein MAIRRRIIKGYTVVLGVALAGIIGGLAVGDAYERHAQELRREATTERKLFNELQVSILRNRLANQLSPYLSKPAEFEQASQAFFNRLDEIELILEAHHQLHNDIGSSEHSHHEDTQSQMSAEQEEHHHHEEMTSEHQPSSIREHMPSILNLPSQSFVADIDSLHESMEKFEAILATFRQKVRVFVDEIIAAPPTTDEELAIAQTKLLELARSEEFSNFVNYPEELMLFLDEVTRREQLAEDNLRRAERIRVLIILGSLCLSMLLAAIVAVITSRAIAKPISEIAEFSHRVTKAEDFNQSLDVQGDDEIETLSSSLNQLIRQVYLLLNTIGRKNEELEQAFEQLQQQQIQMVQTEKMSSLGALVAGIAHEINNPVNFIHGNIHHSRIYLEDLLRLLKLYQEHYPTPNQEIEDEVEAIDLNFLITDFPKILNSMTLGTQRIRDIVLSLRTFSRTDEAEFKAVNIHEGIDSTLVILNHRLKEESGRPAIQIIKNYGELPLIECFPGQLNQVFINILNNAIDALEESSFNLSTAELTASPNQITISTGIIAPNKIELRFKDNGQGMTDDIQEKIFNPFFTTKLIGEGTGMGMSISYQIITENHAGEIFVNSTAKVGSELIIRIPIRHTPVSKQSEQEQYLASS
- a CDS encoding TIGR00297 family protein, whose amino-acid sequence is MTLLENPWFVAITLNTILVAGALIAPKKLLTPMGYLHAWLLGVLVWGCLNWQGYVVVMFYFLVGVGVTKIGKDIKEAAGIAEGRGGLRGPENVWGSALIGTICALASLFVPEFWQGLFFLGYVASFSTKLSDTAASEVGKAYGKRTFLITTFRPVPPGTEGAVSLEGTLAGIVASLAIAVVGYGVGMIDILGILWCAIAAFIATNLESVIGATIQEKFGLLTNEVVNIINTLIGAIVAIFLAWLYWTATL
- a CDS encoding Uma2 family endonuclease, translated to MTDTNPTYKDTSTDLRSEFDRGRMIQKSIPTMARNEICQFLLFKLQQHFSMQEDVDLVTLFNVGVRTGFKTSRVPTLLVCSPELLQVLRRRSGPAVLNFGEIPILAIEVQENRADYLLKKAEYALLEIPEVWMIDPEKERIQVWTNPTNENGYQHQDYSGDDQLVSTQLSDIELTVAEILNPQSYTELMQEEVDANFELQDGFSMEWQQMALARSEYEELQEQYRELEALVHNELQEKAVLLELLEEKGIDLKAELTPGEFAMLQDDLEARKLKQENEELEKAEEGDTTLGEIMDDDSFDNLLTDEGNELIELQSL
- a CDS encoding phycobilisome rod-core linker polypeptide produces the protein MTIPLLQYAPSTQNGRVEGYDPRGDEQSFIFTTENILSDIDLDVLIDAAYRQIFFHAFKADREQFLESQLRNGQITVRDFIRGLLLSETYLDSFYTKNNNYRFVEQCVQRVLGRDVYGEREKLAWSIVIAKKGVATFVDELLNTDEYLENFGYDTVPYQRRRSLASRAEGDTPFNVKSPRYDAYHRAQLGFPKLVWQNAVRRFRAPEQAAKAGDPSLPMYVNMARKAIIPQVNAPVSTANINMSSVPYRKV
- a CDS encoding EAL domain-containing protein, which translates into the protein MTNILLIEDTEILRMCTARILQKEQFAVTTAEDGQEGVAIALKTTPDLILCDVRMPRMDGYQVLEQLKQNPETRAIPFIFLSAKDARQDVRRGMYLGADDYLTKPFSRSELLEAIQSQLKKRAAIQSHYKDYLIRLEDASALKQQQDGVTGLNNIYYLQNQFNFFVNRFDNQQIRNPRHSFHLPFCLIQLERNQTAKQILSFEQYNQLLSNVAERIQTILGKSGELALINDNEFGLLYDPIEQQQHASYFAEEISTSFAEPYIIGTQEVFLDARLSISFYPRSGHGLDELIQAARSTLNNTAKFNTQKYFFAEGENHSNSQKQAFIETELHYALARNELEVFYQPQIDLDTGKVSGFEALLRWTHPELGTISPVDFIPIAEETGLIQSIGYWSLRTATSEVRHWQRKYKAELRLAINLSGYQLNHKYICQDILKILAEEDFDPEYLDIEITESILIEDFQEISERLKQLQRVGVRIAIDDFGTGYSSFNYTRLFSWDILKIDRCFVNNLHKSKVNAAITKGLIEMSHALGFLVIAEGVENSSELAVLNDYGCDIVQGYFLGRPVSAKVLEKNIFQSFDTVSY
- a CDS encoding VOC family protein gives rise to the protein MHHISIRTADIHRAIAFYGLLGFTTEVQFTTGYSLACWLQGELGRIELIQIPEPKPAPDAFGDEHYVGYYHISFDLTELTESLPDWLAKLQTQSTESIKVLLKPQQQMIGDRIYEVMFLADPDGLPLEFIRLQGENS
- a CDS encoding translation initiation factor, with product MARKKIVYQEFGSAPETETPEIVDLPPNQQNIRIQSTRSGRKGKTVTVITGFQHAPATLTKLTKQLKNKCGAGGTLKDGVIEIQGDRRKQLLELLTQQGYKAKISGG